In Planococcus shixiaomingii, the DNA window AGTCATAGCCGCAAACCACATGTTTTGCTCCAAGACCGACCAAATAATGGTCAGCGAACTGTTGAGGAGAAAGAGAAGCGAAATCCAAACTAAATTCAACAATCAGGAAGTAATCGACGCCCAGCTCTTTTAGCCGCTGCTGCTTTTTTTCCAGAGGCATAAGAAACTCAACTTGTTGTTGCCCTTTTGACAAGACACTTCTCGGATGCGGGAAAAAGCTCATAACCGATAATGGAAGTCCCAGTTCGTCCGCTTTTCTCCGGGCTGCTTCTATTACTTTCTGATGCCCTTTATGAAGTCCGTCAAAAAATCCCAAGGCGATTACATGCGGCGGAAGCGTTTGCTGGCAGTGCTGCAAGTTAGCGTGATTGATTTCGATCGTTTTCATAGGGTTTCGCCTCTTTTCCTTATTTTGCTTCGATGGTGATATTGTTCAGTTCCTTGTCCTGGACGGTATCTCCCCAATACGTATTGCCGAATGCCCGTTCTTCCATCGTCCACTCCACCGGTTCCCAATCCGGTTCAAATATTAGGTAACCGCCAGTGAACAACTCAACTCGGAAGCCGCTGCCAGGATCCATTACATATAAGTAAAGCGCTTGCGAAATACCATGTTTTCCTGGGCCAATAAATTCGATATCGTGTTCGCGGAGAATATCAGCAGCCCGTAAAATATCTTGTGAATCATCTGACCAATATGACATGTGGTGAATGCGGGCAGGTGTTGGCAATGTCGGTTTCTGAGCGACCGCGAGATCATGGACCAGCTGCGTCACGCTCATCCAACCTGCAATGATGTCGCCATTATCATCCCGCAAGTATTCCCGCATATTAAAGCCTAATTGCTTTAGGAACTCGTAAGTAATGCCTGCATCTGTTGAGGTATGGATATTGACATGGTCGATTCTTCTTGGAGATACGCCTTTTGACCAGGATTTGTAAGTCTGGTTTTTCAACACCGACTTCCGGCCCTCCTCTGCTTTTGGGCGCTCAACATCGTAATATAATTCAAACGTGTGGCCGCTCGGCAATTTGAAACGAATGGCTTCCCCAATTCCTGGCGTCGTCCCGGCTTCAAAGGAAGCAACCGGGATTCCGTCTTGTTCCAATAATTTCTTAAACCCTTCCACGTCTTCTCTGTTTTTCGTTCGCCAGCCAACGTATTTCACATGGCCGCTGTCGCCTTTTTCGATTGATAATGTATGGTGCTGAAAATCACCCCATGCCCGCAAGTAATGGACATCGTCGATAACTG includes these proteins:
- a CDS encoding VOC family protein; this encodes MGNPEIAKLGYVALVTPDLEKSLHFFKEVIGLEETTVIDDVHYLRAWGDFQHHTLSIEKGDSGHVKYVGWRTKNREDVEGFKKLLEQDGIPVASFEAGTTPGIGEAIRFKLPSGHTFELYYDVERPKAEEGRKSVLKNQTYKSWSKGVSPRRIDHVNIHTSTDAGITYEFLKQLGFNMREYLRDDNGDIIAGWMSVTQLVHDLAVAQKPTLPTPARIHHMSYWSDDSQDILRAADILREHDIEFIGPGKHGISQALYLYVMDPGSGFRVELFTGGYLIFEPDWEPVEWTMEERAFGNTYWGDTVQDKELNNITIEAK